From the Globicephala melas chromosome 8, mGloMel1.2, whole genome shotgun sequence genome, the window CAGTCCTTGACTGCGTCCTATATACAGGGTCCCTGGTGTCAAGGAATTTACAGTCTAGTTTGGGAGCAGAAAATAGAGTTCTAGGTTAATCctgagctccttcctttcatcttTTCAGATTGGCAAAGTGAAAGTATGTATTATACtgctgaatttaaaaagaaaagaaaaacaaaccagaacCAAGAGGGATGTATATATTGATCATTATTGATATATAACACATAGCTAGATTGGCCTGGACAGAAAATGCATTAATGATAGCAAATATTATGAGGAGATGAAATTCAAAGAGAACTTGGTCTAATTTTAGCTTGGCCTGGGAAGTATCTAATAACTGACAATAATCTATACATTTTCCCctgtttgatttatttatttatttttaaaatttatttattttaaatttatttatttttggctgcattgggtctttgttgctgcgtgcgggctttcgctagtcggggcgggcgggggctactctttattgcggtacatgggcttctcattgcagtggcttctcttgttccagagcacaggctttaggtgtgcaggctcagtagttgtggctcacgggctctagtgcgcagtctcagtagttatggcgcacgggcttagctgctccgcagcatgtgggatctttccggaccaaggcttgaacctgtgtcccctgcattggcaggcagattcttaacaactgcgccaccagggaagcccccccaccaccaccgcaTTTGATTTAAATGCTCTGATTAGAGTTGAATGCTTTTCGTATATCTCAAAGTATGTAAATTTCATTTAAGAATATGTTCTTTAAATTGCAGCTAACATTGGTGGTTGACTATCTGAATTACAGTTATGATTTTTATGGGCCTGCTGAGATTTACTTTTccccttgttttcatttttaaaatcgaTTTGAATCTCATGGAAAAATATTCCCCAAAAGGGCTATGAAATTTATAAAACCACGGCAGACTGAAAACCAATGTCCTGATGGTGTATTTGTGAGTGTGTGATGGGGTATTACTGCAGGGCAGGAGTGGAGTGTACACAGAGAGTGAAATAGGAAACTGCCCATTTGAGAGATATTTTCAGACACCAGGATCGTGGGATATTAGAATGAAGTGTGTGTACCCTTCCAAACCTAAGCCTTGCAAGTGTTGGTGTGATAGGAACTTTGCTCGCGTCTTGGCAGAATGATCCAAGGACACCCTGTCTGCTATGAACAGGGACGCATCTcaacctctctttcttctttcagatTGATGACCCCAACAGCAGCCTTGAGGAGGTGATGGACGAGGCTGATGCCATCAGCTCTGTGAACAATCTGGGAAGCAAGCAAGCCTTGCATGCAGATTACCTGGGTTCTGAATACCAGGCAGGACAGCTGTACCCGTTCTCCCTCAGCAGTGACCCCGACACGGCCACGTTCACTCTCACAAATGCAGCTCCAATGACCCCATCCTTCCAGAAACGGTGGTACGTGAATCTCAACAGCCTAATGGACCGGGCCCTGAGCCCACAGTGTGGCGATGGGGAAGAGCTCTACATCATCGCAGGTGCCGTGCCTTCAGACCTCAAGGTCAAAGACAAAGTGACCATCCCGGAGTTTGTTTGGCTGGCAGCCTGTTGTGCTGTCCCTGGAGGAGGGTGGGCCATGGGCTTTGTCAAGCACACCGGGGACCGGGAGGTCATAGAAGATGTGATGGTGAAAGAACTTGAGAAACTGCTTCCATTCACGCCTCAGCTGTTCCAGAACAACTGTGGGGAAAGTGAACAAGacacagagaagatgaaaaaaatcctggaaatggtcaaccaagtccaggatgAGGAGCGAAGGGTAGACTCTGAAGGGGACTCTGGGACCCTCTCCAGCACGAGGAGTACCAGCTCCACTCTGCTGCCTCCAGAGGCATCTGGGGAAAGGAGTAGCCTTTTGAGAAAACTCTTGGGCTTCGCTGCCACCCCATTCATCAAGCTTTGCCAATTAATTTATTTCCTTGCAGTCAGAATCCTGAAGTACCTTGTGTATTTCCTGTGGTATGTCAC encodes:
- the ENDOD1 gene encoding endonuclease domain-containing 1 protein, translated to MGPARCLALGGLLALAGLLEGRLVSEQEAGFGECDRFFYAGTPPAGLAAAAHVKICQRSEGAERFATLYSTWDRIPVYSAFRAARPAPLGAEQRWLVEPQIDDPNSSLEEVMDEADAISSVNNLGSKQALHADYLGSEYQAGQLYPFSLSSDPDTATFTLTNAAPMTPSFQKRWYVNLNSLMDRALSPQCGDGEELYIIAGAVPSDLKVKDKVTIPEFVWLAACCAVPGGGWAMGFVKHTGDREVIEDVMVKELEKLLPFTPQLFQNNCGESEQDTEKMKKILEMVNQVQDEERRVDSEGDSGTLSSTRSTSSTLLPPEASGERSSLLRKLLGFAATPFIKLCQLIYFLAVRILKYLVYFLWYVTKQVTCGLESCLYRLGSATVSYFLTIGEELASIPWKVLKVMVRITRAILRILCCLLKVVCRIVGIPVRVLVDVATFPVYTIGAVPIVCRDIAMGLGGIISLFFDTAFGTMGGLFQVIFTVGKQIGYKITFDNPGEL